One window of Bos indicus isolate NIAB-ARS_2022 breed Sahiwal x Tharparkar chromosome 20, NIAB-ARS_B.indTharparkar_mat_pri_1.0, whole genome shotgun sequence genomic DNA carries:
- the TERT gene encoding telomerase reverse transcriptase isoform X3, whose product MPRAPRCRAVRALLRASYRQVLPLAAFVRRLRPQGHRLVRRGDPAAFRALVAQCLVCVPWDAQPPPAAPSFRQVSCLKELVARVVQRLCERGARNVLAFGFTLLAGARGGPPVAFTTSVRSYLPNTVTDTLRGSGAWGLLLHRVGDDVLTHLLSRCALYLLVPPTCAYQVCGPPLYDLRAAAAAARRPTRQVGGTRAGFGLPRPASSNGGHGEAEGLLEARAQGARRRRSSARGRLPPAKRPRRGLEPGRDLEGQVARSPPRVVTPTRDAAEAKSRKGDVPGPCRLFPGGERGVGSASWRLSPSEGEPGTGACAETKRFLYCSGGGEQLRRSFLLCSLPPSLAGARTLVETIFLDSKPGPPGAPRRPRRLPARYWQMRPLFRKLLGNHARCPYGALLRAHCPLPASAPRAGPDHQKCPGVGGCPSERPAAAPEGEANSGRLVQLLRQHSSPWQVYGLLRACLRRLVPAGLWGSRHNERRFLRNVKKLLSLGKHGRLSQQELTWKMKVQDCAWLRASPGARCVPAAEHRQREAVLGRFLHWLMGAYVVELLRSFFYVTETTFQKNRLFFFRKRIWSQLQRLGVRQHLDRVRLRELSEAEVRQHQEARPALLTSRLRFVPKPGGLRPIVNVGCVEGAPAPPRDKKVQHLSSRVKTLFAVLNYERARRPGLLGASVLGMDDIHRAWRAFVLPLRARGPAPPLYFVKVDVVGAYDALPQDKLAEVIANVLQPQENTYCVRHCAMVRTARGRMRKSFKRHVSTFSDFQPYLRQLVEHLQAMGSLRDAVVIEQSCSLNEPGSSLFNLFLHLVRSHVIRIGGRSYIQCQGIPQGSILSTLLCSFCYGDMENKLFPGVQQDGVLLRLVDDFLLVTPHLTRARDFLRTLVRGVPEYGCQVNLRKTVVNFPVEPGALGGAAPLQLPAHCLFPWCGLLLDTRTLEVHGDHSSYARTSIRASLTFTQGFKPGRNMRRKLLAVLQLKCHGLFLDLQVNSLQTVFTNVYKIFLLQAYRSSPTPHPAATPS is encoded by the exons ATGCCGCGCGCGCCCAGGTGCCGGGCCGTGCGCGCCCTTCTGCGGGCCAGCTACCGGCAGGTGCTGCCCCTGGCCGCCTTCGTACGGCGCCTGCGGCCCCAGGGCCACCGGCTTGTGCGGCGCGGGGACCCGGCGGCCTTCCGcgcgctggtggctcagtgcttgGTGTGCGTGCCCTGGGACGCGCAGCCGCCCCCTGCCGCCCCGTCCTTCCGCCAG GTGTCCTGCCTGAAGGAGCTGGTGGCCAGAGTCGTGCAGAGGCTCTGCGAGCGCGGCGCGAGGAACGTGCTGGCCTTCGGCTTCACGCTGCTGGCCGGGGCCCGCGGCGGGCCGCCCGTGGCCTTCACGACCAGCGTGCGCAGCTACCTGCCCAACACGGTAACCGACACGCTGCGCGGCAGCGGCgcctgggggctgctgctgcACCGCGTGGGCGACGACGTGCTCACCCACCTGCTGTCGCGCTGCGCGCTCTACCTGCTGGTGCCCCCGACCTGCGCCTACCAGGTGTGTGGGCCGCCGCTCTATGAcctccgcgccgccgccgccgccgctcgtCGGCCCACGCGGCAAGTGGGCGGGACCCGGGCGGGCTTCGGACTCCCGCGCCCGGCCTCGTCGAACGGCGGCCACGGGGAGGCCGAAGGACTCCTGGAGGCGCGGGCCCAGGGCGCGAGGCGGCGTCGCAGTAGCGCGCGGGGACGACTGCCTCCAGCCAAGAGGCCCAGGCGCGGCCTGGAGCCCGGGCGGGATCTCGAAGGGCAGGTGGCCCGCAGCCCGCCCCGCGTGGTGACACCTACCCGAGACGCTGCGGAAGCCAAGTCTCGGAAGGGCGACGTGCCCGGGCCCTGCCGCCTCTTCCCGGGCGGCGAGCGGGGTGTCGGCTCCGCGTCCTGGCGGCTGTCACCCTCGGAGGGCGAGCCGGGTACCGGAGCTTGCGCTGAGACCAAGAGGTTCCTTTACTGCTCCGGCGGTGGCGAACAGCTGCGCCGCTCCTTCCTGCtctgctccctgcctcccagcctgGCCGGGGCGCGTACACTCGTGGAAACCATCTTTCTGGACTCGAAGCCCGGGCCGCCAGGGGCTCCCCGCCGGCCGCGCCGCCTGCCCGCGCGCTACTGGCAGATGCGGCCCCTGTTCCGGAAACTGCTTGGGAACCACGCGCGGTGCCCCTATGGCGCGCTGCTCAGGGCTCACTGCCCGCTGCCGGCCTCTGCGCCCCGGGCGGGGCCAGACCATCAGAAGTGCCCTGGTGTTGGGGGCTGCCCCTCTGAGAGGCCGGCCGCTGCCCCCGAGGGCGAGGCGAACTCAGGGCGCCTGGTCCAGCTGCTCCGCCAGCACAGCAGCCCCTGGCAGGTGTACGGCCTCCTGCGGGCCTGTCTTCGCCGCCTGGTGCCCGCCGGCCTCTGGGGCTCCCGGCACAACGAGCGGCGCTTCCTGCGGAACGTGAAGAAGCTCCTCTCCCTGGGGAAGCACGGCAGGCTCTCGCAGCAGGAGCTCACGTGGAAGATGAAGGTGCAGGACTGCGCCTGGCTGCGCGCGAGCCCAG GGGCTCGCTGCGTGCCCGCCGCGGAGCACCGCCAGCGCGAGGCCGTCCTGGGTCGCTTCCTGCACTGGCTGATGGGCGCCTACGTGGTGGAGCTGCTCAGGAGCTTCTTCTACGTCACAGAGACCACGTTCCAGAAGAACCGGCTCTTCTTCTTCCGGAAGCGCATCTGGAGCCAGCTGCAGCGCCTGGGCGTCAG ACAACACTTAGACCGTGTGCGGCTTCGAGAACTGTCAGAAGCAGAGGTCAGGCAGCACCAGGAGGCCAGGCCGGCTCTGCTGACATCCAGGCTCCGTTTCGTCCCCAAGCCCGGCGGGCTGCGGCCCATCGTGAACGTGGGCTGTGTTGAGGGCGCCCCGGCACCGCCCAGAGACAAGAAG GTGCAGCATCTCAGCTCACGGGTCAAGACGCTGTTCGCGGTGCTGAACTACGAGCGAGCTCGGCGGCCTGGCCTCCTGGGGGCCTCGGTGCTGGGCATGGACGACATCCACAGGGCCTGGCGGGCCTTCGTGCTGCCCCTGAGGGCCCGGGGCCCAGCCCCCCCGCTCTACTTCGTCAAG GTGGACGTGGTGGGGGCCTACGATGCCCTCCCCCAGGATAAGCTGGCAGAGGTGATCGCTAACGTGCTGCAGCCGCAGGAGAATACGTACTGCGTGCGCCACTGCGCCATGGTCCGGACTGCGCGCGGGCGCATGCGCAAGTCCTTCAAGAGACAC GTGTCCACCTTCTCGGACTTCCAGCCGTACCTGAGGCAGCTCGTGGAGCATCTGCAGGCGATGGGCTCCCTGAGGGACGCCGTGGTCATCGAGCAG AGCTGCTCCCTGAACGAGCCTGGCAGCAGCCTCTTCAACCTCTTCCTGCACCTGGTCCGCAGCCACGTCATCAGGATCGGGGGCAG GTCCTACATCCAGTGTCAGGGGATCCCCCAGGGCTCCATCCTGTCCACCCTGCTCTGCAGCTTCTGCTATGGGGACATGGAGAACAAGCTCTTCCCTGGAGTCCAGCAGGACGG GGTGCTTCTGCGCCTGGTGGACGACTTCCTGCTGGTCACCCCGCACCTGACGCGGGCCAGAGACTTCCTCAG GACGCTGGTGCGCGGTGTGCCTGAGTATGGCTGCCAGGTGAACCTGCGGAAGACGGTGGTGAACTTCCCCGTGGAGCCCGGGGCCCTGGGCGGCGCGGCGCCCCTGCAGCTGCCGGCCCACTGCCTGTTCCCCTGGTGCGGCCTGCTGCTGGATACCCGCACCCTGGAGGTGCATGGCGACCACTCCAG TTATGCCCGGACGTCCATCAGAGCGAGTCTCACCTTCACCCAGGGCTTCAAGCCCGGGAGGAACATGCGTCGCAAGCTGTTGGCGGTCTTGCAGCTCAAGTGCCATGGGCTCTTCCTGGACCTgcag gtGAACAGTCTGCAGACGGTCTTCACAAACGTTTACAAGATATTCCTGCTGCAGGCCTACAG GTCATCGCCGACACCGCATCCCGCGGCTACGCCCTCCTGA